The following are encoded in a window of Mycobacterium vicinigordonae genomic DNA:
- a CDS encoding TetR/AcrR family transcriptional regulator — translation MPTDLGSRRRSEKSRTAIVTATRELLLERGFDGLTIEAVAAKAGVGKQTIYRWWRSRPALVADVVLEDADKILASMKHTDDLAADLVEWMGKLAATLTTSRGAAMLRTLTVAGMEHEDTGARLRDGFSKPLHDSVRNRLIAGGVDKATAESAADAIVGGVVYPILSDAQRYSRKRAEQTTRLVAAAVTAAAHGR, via the coding sequence ATGCCAACCGATCTCGGGTCACGACGGCGCAGCGAGAAGTCGCGTACGGCAATCGTGACCGCTACGCGCGAGTTGCTCCTTGAGCGCGGTTTCGACGGCTTGACGATCGAGGCGGTGGCGGCCAAAGCCGGCGTCGGCAAGCAGACCATCTACCGGTGGTGGCGCAGCCGCCCCGCCCTCGTCGCCGACGTGGTGCTCGAAGATGCGGACAAGATCCTGGCGTCGATGAAGCACACTGACGATCTGGCCGCCGACCTCGTCGAGTGGATGGGCAAGCTCGCCGCGACCCTGACCACCAGCCGCGGCGCGGCGATGCTACGCACCCTGACCGTCGCCGGCATGGAGCATGAGGACACCGGCGCCCGGCTTCGAGATGGGTTCAGCAAGCCGTTGCACGACAGCGTCCGCAACCGCCTGATCGCCGGAGGTGTCGACAAGGCCACCGCCGAGTCGGCGGCCGACGCCATCGTCGGCGGCGTGGTATATCCGATTCTTTCTGACGCACAACGGTATTCACGTAAACGGGCCGAGCAGACCACGCGATTGGTGGCGGCAGCGGTGACCGCCGCC
- a CDS encoding acyl-CoA dehydrogenase — protein MTLGLTAEQQDLSEAVAQFAARHAPVAATRDSFQALASGELPPWWDALIANGFHAVHLPEHVGGQGGRLVDCACVLEAAAKALLPGPLLPTVAAGAVALLADATPAAESLLRDLAAGTPAAVVLANGADFHARRDGGEWVVTGASDITEGVRSARVILLAAGTQDGDVVWVPVEPGTPSAVIESVSGTDLVVDVGQLRLDEYTAADVLTGIDPDRAECVVAGLVASSTAGITQWCVAAVTAHLRIREQFGKVIGTFQALQHNAAMLLINSELATAAAWDAVGASNESLDQHRIAAAGAVVIAISPAPDLVLDALTLFGAIGFTWEHDVHLYWRRAISLAASLGPVNRWARRLGRLTCAEQRDMSVDLGDEDSEFRSTVAQTLDAAMQLRNDKPGRQGDYEYFKTGQQRTLIAEASLIAPHWPAPWGLDAGPLRQLIIDDEFGKRPDLVRPSLGIAEWILPSVLAGGSKELQQRLIPPTQRGEIAWCQLFSEPGAGSDLAALSTRATKVDGGWKVNGHKIWTSMAHRADFGALLARTDPAASKHRGIGYFILDMNSPGIEIQPIKTATGEAHFNEVFLTDVFVPDDMLLGDPVGGWSLAIATMAEERSAISGYVKFDRAAALRRLASEDGPDREDALRALGELDAYTHAIKALGVRETIRLLDGQASGPASSIAKVAMNVLLRRTFEATLQLTGRRAMVTDAESGSEFNPESSIVESYLHLPAELIGGGTREIQLNIIAQMILGLPRK, from the coding sequence GTGACCCTCGGGCTGACCGCGGAGCAACAAGACCTCAGTGAGGCCGTCGCGCAGTTCGCGGCACGCCACGCCCCGGTGGCCGCCACGCGGGACAGCTTCCAGGCGCTCGCCAGCGGCGAGCTTCCGCCGTGGTGGGATGCATTGATTGCCAACGGGTTTCACGCTGTCCATTTGCCGGAGCACGTCGGCGGACAAGGTGGCCGGCTGGTGGACTGCGCCTGCGTGCTGGAGGCCGCCGCCAAGGCGCTGCTGCCCGGACCGCTACTGCCCACCGTCGCGGCAGGCGCTGTCGCGCTACTAGCCGATGCCACTCCCGCCGCCGAGTCGCTGCTCCGCGACCTCGCCGCCGGCACTCCCGCAGCGGTGGTCCTGGCGAACGGTGCCGACTTCCACGCACGCCGAGACGGTGGGGAGTGGGTAGTCACCGGCGCCTCGGACATCACCGAAGGCGTCCGCTCTGCGCGGGTGATTCTGCTGGCCGCCGGTACCCAAGACGGTGACGTGGTGTGGGTACCGGTCGAGCCCGGAACACCCTCCGCTGTAATCGAATCCGTGTCAGGCACCGACCTCGTCGTCGACGTCGGCCAGTTGCGTCTCGACGAGTACACCGCAGCAGACGTGCTCACCGGCATCGATCCCGACCGGGCCGAATGCGTCGTGGCAGGATTGGTGGCCAGTAGCACGGCCGGTATCACCCAGTGGTGCGTGGCCGCGGTCACCGCGCATCTGCGCATCCGCGAGCAATTCGGCAAAGTGATCGGTACCTTCCAGGCCTTGCAGCACAATGCGGCAATGTTGCTGATCAACAGCGAATTGGCAACGGCGGCAGCCTGGGATGCCGTGGGGGCGAGCAACGAATCGCTGGACCAGCACCGCATCGCTGCGGCCGGCGCGGTGGTGATCGCGATCTCGCCGGCGCCGGACCTGGTGCTCGACGCACTCACGCTGTTCGGCGCCATCGGTTTCACCTGGGAACACGATGTGCACCTGTACTGGCGGCGAGCGATCAGCTTGGCGGCTTCACTCGGCCCGGTGAACCGCTGGGCCCGGCGATTGGGCCGGCTGACCTGTGCCGAACAGCGCGACATGTCAGTCGATCTGGGCGACGAGGACTCCGAGTTTCGGTCGACAGTTGCCCAAACTCTGGATGCCGCGATGCAATTGCGGAATGACAAGCCCGGCCGCCAGGGTGACTACGAGTACTTCAAGACCGGTCAGCAACGCACTCTGATCGCCGAGGCGAGTCTGATTGCGCCGCACTGGCCTGCGCCGTGGGGGCTCGATGCCGGCCCGCTGCGGCAGCTCATCATCGACGACGAATTCGGCAAACGGCCGGACCTGGTCCGGCCCTCGCTGGGCATCGCCGAGTGGATTCTGCCCTCCGTGCTGGCCGGCGGGTCGAAGGAGTTGCAGCAGCGACTGATTCCGCCGACGCAGCGCGGCGAGATCGCCTGGTGTCAGCTGTTCAGTGAACCGGGAGCCGGGTCTGATCTGGCCGCACTGTCCACCCGCGCCACCAAGGTGGACGGCGGCTGGAAAGTCAACGGGCACAAGATCTGGACGTCGATGGCGCACCGGGCAGATTTCGGTGCGTTACTAGCCCGCACCGACCCAGCGGCCAGCAAGCACCGCGGCATCGGCTATTTCATCCTCGACATGAATTCACCCGGGATCGAGATCCAGCCCATCAAGACCGCGACCGGTGAAGCGCACTTTAACGAGGTGTTCCTCACCGATGTCTTCGTACCCGACGACATGCTGCTCGGCGACCCGGTTGGCGGCTGGAGCCTGGCGATCGCGACCATGGCCGAAGAGCGTTCGGCGATCAGCGGTTACGTTAAGTTCGATCGTGCCGCCGCGCTACGCCGACTGGCTTCCGAAGACGGGCCCGACCGCGAGGATGCGCTGCGCGCACTGGGTGAACTCGACGCGTACACCCACGCGATCAAGGCGCTCGGCGTGCGCGAGACCATCCGGTTGCTCGATGGACAGGCGTCCGGTCCGGCGTCGAGCATCGCCAAGGTCGCGATGAATGTGTTGCTGCGCCGCACATTCGAGGCCACGTTACAGTTGACGGGTCGCCGCGCGATGGTCACCGATGCCGAGTCCGGTTCGGAATTCAATCCCGAATCGAGCATCGTCGAGTCTTACCTGCACCTGCCCGCCGAATTGATCGGCGGCGGAACCCGGGAAATTCAGCTCAACATCATCGCCCAGATGATCCTGGGCTTACCTCGCAAATAA
- a CDS encoding thiolase family protein: MGLRGEAAIVGYVELPPVRLSKASPAPFVLEQWAELAAAALDDAGLPGDVVNGIVASHLAESQIFVPSTIAEYLGMPARFAELVDLGGASAAAMVWRAAAVIELGVCDAVLCALPARYITPSSKKKPRPMVDAMFFGSSSNQYGSPQAEFEIPYGNLGQNGPYGQVAQRYAAVYGYDERAMAKLVVDQRVNANHTEGAIWKDKTLTVDDVLASPVIADPLHMLEIVMPCVGGAAVVVANADLARRSKNRPVWIKGFGENVPFKTPTYAEDLLNTPMAAAADTAFAMTDLARDQMDMVSIYDCYTITVMLSLEDAGFCEKGKGLEFIANHDLTFRGDFPLNTAGGQLGFGQAGLAGGMHHVCDATRQIMGRAGAAQVADCNRAFVSGNGGILSEQTALVLQGD; the protein is encoded by the coding sequence ATGGGATTACGCGGAGAAGCCGCTATTGTCGGATACGTCGAATTGCCACCGGTGCGGCTCAGCAAGGCGTCGCCGGCGCCGTTCGTCCTGGAACAGTGGGCCGAACTTGCCGCCGCCGCGCTCGACGACGCCGGCCTGCCGGGCGACGTCGTGAACGGCATCGTGGCATCACACCTAGCCGAGTCGCAGATCTTCGTGCCGTCCACGATCGCCGAATACCTCGGCATGCCAGCACGATTCGCCGAGCTAGTCGATCTCGGCGGTGCCAGCGCCGCCGCGATGGTGTGGCGGGCGGCCGCGGTGATCGAACTCGGCGTGTGTGACGCCGTGTTGTGCGCGCTGCCGGCCCGCTACATCACACCGTCGTCGAAGAAGAAACCCAGACCAATGGTGGACGCCATGTTCTTCGGCTCGTCGAGCAACCAATACGGTTCTCCGCAAGCCGAATTCGAGATTCCATACGGAAACCTCGGCCAGAACGGCCCATACGGTCAGGTCGCGCAGCGGTACGCTGCGGTCTACGGATACGACGAGCGTGCGATGGCCAAGCTCGTTGTCGATCAACGGGTCAACGCCAACCACACCGAGGGCGCGATCTGGAAGGACAAGACGCTCACGGTCGACGATGTCCTGGCTAGCCCGGTCATTGCGGACCCACTGCACATGCTGGAGATCGTGATGCCGTGCGTCGGGGGCGCCGCCGTCGTCGTGGCCAACGCCGATCTGGCCCGAAGGTCCAAGAACCGCCCGGTGTGGATCAAAGGATTCGGCGAGAACGTGCCGTTCAAGACACCGACCTACGCCGAGGATCTGCTCAACACGCCGATGGCAGCCGCCGCCGATACCGCGTTCGCGATGACGGATCTGGCACGCGACCAGATGGACATGGTCTCCATCTACGACTGCTACACCATCACCGTGATGCTGTCGCTGGAGGACGCCGGATTCTGCGAAAAGGGAAAGGGTTTAGAGTTCATCGCCAACCACGATCTCACCTTCCGCGGCGATTTCCCGCTCAACACTGCTGGCGGCCAACTCGGATTCGGGCAGGCCGGATTGGCCGGCGGCATGCACCACGTGTGTGACGCCACCCGCCAGATCATGGGCCGTGCCGGCGCGGCACAGGTGGCCGACTGCAACCGCGCGTTCGTGTCGGGCAACGGCGGAATCCTGTCCGAGCAGACGGCACTCGTCCTCCAAGGAGACTGA
- a CDS encoding Zn-ribbon domain-containing OB-fold protein yields the protein MNFDRPMPVKTPTTSPFWDALAQHRIKIQYSPSSQSFVFYPRVRAPRTLADDLEWREISGMGTLYSYTVAHRPVSPHFADAVPQLLAIVEWDEGPRFSTEMVNIEPDQLRVGMRVRPVYCDYPEHDVTMLRYEPAD from the coding sequence ATGAACTTCGACCGGCCGATGCCCGTCAAAACGCCTACCACTTCCCCCTTTTGGGACGCGCTGGCCCAGCACCGCATCAAGATCCAGTATTCGCCGTCGTCGCAGAGCTTTGTGTTCTACCCGCGGGTGCGAGCTCCCCGGACATTGGCGGACGACCTGGAATGGCGGGAGATCTCCGGGATGGGGACGCTGTACTCCTACACCGTCGCCCACCGTCCGGTTAGCCCGCATTTCGCCGACGCGGTGCCACAACTGCTCGCCATCGTCGAATGGGACGAGGGCCCAAGGTTTTCCACCGAGATGGTCAACATCGAACCCGACCAGCTCAGAGTAGGCATGCGGGTGCGGCCGGTGTATTGCGACTACCCCGAGCATGACGTAACCATGCTGCGGTACGAACCCGCCGACTGA
- a CDS encoding aldehyde dehydrogenase family protein → MTLQSVLDEISKRPGTGESITVVDPATEEQVTEFKDCGPEAVDAAVTRARESFESGVWRDKPPSERAKILWRVGELIDQNAGLLAELESLNAGMTPLQAQGTVTVGSEFFRYYAGWCTKIEGIAADVHTGGLTGIDSHQHAYTLKEPYGVVGLIFPWNGPVFNFCAKLAPSLAAGCSSVVKPAEETPLSALVLDNILHEAGIPEGVANLLLGYGHTAGAAITAHPDVEKVAFTGSTEVGRAIVHAAGDSNLKKVTLELGGKSPVVVFDDADLSKAVPMAAFGTFIHSGQACVCGSRIFVQRGIYEQFVEQLAKVADSLPQGGPKDEGSLIGPLISQKQLTRVMGYLEQGRADGVEVVTGGQRVDRKGYFIRPTVLTNVATTSRLFQEEIFGPVVAVIPFDTEDEAVALANDSTYGLAATCWTKDLGRAHRIAKRLKAGTVGLNCQMQFDHSMPFGGYKQSGWGYESGKAGLETYLQTKIVWAQM, encoded by the coding sequence ATGACGCTCCAGTCGGTATTGGACGAAATCAGCAAGCGCCCCGGCACCGGTGAGTCCATCACGGTTGTCGACCCTGCCACCGAAGAGCAGGTCACCGAATTCAAAGACTGCGGCCCAGAGGCCGTCGACGCCGCCGTTACGCGAGCCAGGGAGTCTTTCGAGTCCGGTGTCTGGCGGGACAAGCCACCCAGCGAACGGGCCAAGATCCTGTGGCGGGTCGGCGAACTGATCGACCAGAACGCTGGGCTGCTGGCCGAGCTGGAATCGCTGAACGCCGGCATGACGCCGTTGCAGGCCCAGGGCACCGTGACCGTCGGCTCGGAGTTCTTCCGGTACTACGCCGGATGGTGCACCAAGATCGAGGGCATCGCGGCCGACGTGCACACCGGCGGACTCACCGGGATCGACTCGCATCAGCATGCCTACACGCTCAAGGAGCCCTACGGCGTGGTGGGGCTGATCTTCCCGTGGAACGGGCCGGTCTTCAATTTCTGCGCCAAGCTCGCGCCGTCGCTGGCGGCGGGATGCAGCAGCGTGGTGAAGCCGGCCGAGGAGACGCCGTTGTCGGCGCTGGTCCTCGACAACATCCTGCACGAGGCCGGCATACCCGAAGGCGTGGCGAACCTGCTGCTGGGCTACGGACACACCGCGGGCGCGGCGATCACCGCACACCCCGACGTGGAAAAGGTCGCCTTCACCGGCTCGACCGAAGTCGGCCGCGCGATCGTGCACGCCGCCGGTGACAGCAATCTGAAGAAGGTCACCCTGGAATTGGGCGGGAAGTCACCGGTGGTTGTCTTCGACGACGCGGACCTGAGCAAGGCCGTCCCAATGGCCGCGTTCGGCACCTTCATCCACTCCGGTCAGGCCTGTGTGTGCGGGTCGCGCATCTTCGTCCAGCGCGGGATCTACGAGCAGTTCGTCGAGCAACTCGCGAAGGTCGCGGACAGCCTGCCGCAGGGCGGCCCCAAGGATGAGGGCAGTTTGATCGGTCCGCTGATCAGCCAGAAGCAGCTCACCCGGGTCATGGGTTACCTCGAACAAGGACGGGCCGACGGGGTCGAGGTCGTCACCGGCGGACAGCGGGTGGACCGTAAGGGCTACTTCATCCGTCCGACCGTGCTCACCAATGTCGCCACCACGAGCAGGCTGTTCCAGGAGGAGATCTTCGGCCCGGTGGTGGCGGTCATCCCGTTCGACACCGAGGACGAAGCGGTCGCCCTGGCCAATGACAGCACCTACGGGCTAGCGGCGACATGCTGGACCAAGGACCTCGGCCGGGCGCACCGAATCGCCAAGCGCCTCAAGGCCGGAACGGTCGGGCTGAACTGCCAGATGCAATTCGACCACTCGATGCCGTTTGGTGGCTACAAGCAGTCCGGCTGGGGTTACGAATCCGGCAAGGCCGGCCTGGAAACCTACTTGCAGACCAAGATCGTCTGGGCGCAGATGTAG
- a CDS encoding LacI family DNA-binding transcriptional regulator, with protein sequence MAGPGSVRPTTADVARLADVSTATVSYVLNNAEGRRISPQTRDAVNRAAKLLGYRPNLAARNLARGKSGVVLYVVPYVAVGDMPMQAGSRMTTELARLGLLQVQIFETEDDHHVVDAIENLDPVAIASLFPLSDAAAAAVKTAGIPHIDIGSLPALGDPHLAVGEMRVAHLMSRGHRQIAFAYGGVARWRPLGDYWFEGVSRAAQTRDLPPVRVATITVENAAEVVTEWVRDGVTAVCAQSDDIACLVLYGIHQARLRCPRDLAVIGVDASPMGVVSTPPLTSVQFDPRAVADAAIAAIYERLGYPAPPSPDITDIARVVVRSST encoded by the coding sequence ATGGCCGGGCCCGGAAGCGTGCGACCCACGACAGCCGACGTGGCCCGTTTGGCGGATGTCTCGACAGCCACGGTCAGCTATGTGCTAAACAACGCCGAGGGTCGGCGGATCTCGCCGCAGACCCGCGACGCCGTCAACCGCGCCGCCAAACTATTGGGCTACCGGCCCAACCTTGCCGCGCGTAACCTCGCCCGCGGCAAGAGCGGTGTCGTGCTCTACGTGGTCCCGTATGTGGCGGTCGGCGACATGCCGATGCAGGCGGGCAGTCGGATGACGACAGAGCTGGCCCGGCTCGGTTTGCTGCAGGTGCAGATCTTCGAGACCGAGGACGACCACCACGTGGTCGACGCGATCGAAAACCTCGATCCGGTCGCGATCGCGAGCCTGTTTCCGCTAAGCGATGCCGCCGCGGCCGCGGTCAAGACGGCAGGAATCCCGCACATCGACATCGGCAGCCTGCCCGCGCTCGGTGATCCCCACCTGGCCGTCGGTGAGATGCGGGTCGCGCACCTGATGTCGCGCGGTCACCGGCAGATTGCCTTCGCGTACGGCGGGGTCGCCAGGTGGCGCCCGTTGGGTGACTACTGGTTCGAGGGCGTCTCCCGCGCAGCGCAGACCCGCGACCTGCCGCCGGTTCGGGTGGCCACCATCACCGTGGAGAACGCCGCCGAAGTAGTGACGGAGTGGGTCCGCGACGGCGTGACGGCGGTGTGCGCGCAAAGCGACGACATCGCCTGCCTGGTTCTGTATGGCATCCATCAGGCGCGGCTGCGCTGCCCCCGGGATCTGGCCGTGATCGGCGTCGACGCCAGCCCCATGGGCGTGGTCAGCACTCCCCCGCTGACCAGCGTGCAGTTCGATCCACGCGCGGTCGCCGATGCCGCGATCGCCGCAATCTACGAGCGGCTGGGCTACCCAGCTCCGCCGTCGCCAGATATCACCGATATCGCCCGGGTTGTCGTCCGTTCCTCGACTTAG
- a CDS encoding amidohydrolase family protein yields the protein MNKDELILVSVDDHIAEPADMFDAHVPAKYKDLAPRVVVEPDGVQQWYYGAIRGRNMGLNAVAGKPREMYNVDASRYDEMRPGCFNVDERVRDMNAGGQLAGLNFPNFTGFSGQVLNQGPDRDVNLVMIKAYNDWHIDEWCAAYPGRFIPCGILPLYDVAEAAKEVKRLAAKDCHAVTFSENPEALQMPSIHTKYWYPLFEAVCDAKTVLCTHVGSASRSPMVSTDAPASVMMTASSMMSMFTFTELIWAEFWCDFPELKFSLTEGDIGWMPYFLWRAEHVYKRHSGWTLAKFPPGYAGPIDVFKRHFYTCFISDKVGVRNMDWYNEDMVCWESDFPHSDSNWPFAPEDVIETMGHLDDAVINKITHENAMAAYSFDPFRHIPTDHARAGYLRSQATDVDVVTHVGREASQRDRDAWTRMTTFALQAQSVAAPVTVEAGGIAGRVTTLGN from the coding sequence ATGAACAAGGACGAGCTGATCCTGGTCAGCGTCGACGACCACATCGCCGAACCGGCCGATATGTTCGACGCGCACGTGCCGGCCAAGTACAAAGACCTCGCGCCGAGGGTGGTGGTCGAACCTGACGGGGTCCAGCAGTGGTACTACGGCGCCATCCGTGGACGCAACATGGGGCTCAACGCCGTTGCCGGCAAGCCGCGCGAGATGTACAACGTCGACGCCTCGCGTTACGACGAGATGCGGCCTGGCTGCTTCAACGTCGACGAGCGAGTGCGCGACATGAATGCGGGCGGGCAGCTGGCCGGTCTGAATTTCCCGAACTTCACCGGGTTCTCGGGGCAGGTGCTCAACCAGGGGCCCGATCGCGACGTGAACCTGGTGATGATCAAGGCCTATAACGACTGGCACATCGACGAATGGTGTGCTGCCTACCCGGGCAGATTCATTCCCTGCGGCATCCTGCCGCTCTACGACGTGGCTGAGGCGGCCAAGGAAGTAAAACGCTTGGCGGCCAAGGACTGTCACGCCGTGACGTTCTCAGAGAATCCGGAAGCGCTGCAGATGCCCAGCATCCACACCAAGTACTGGTACCCGTTGTTCGAGGCGGTCTGCGACGCCAAGACCGTGCTGTGCACTCACGTCGGATCGGCGTCGCGTTCGCCGATGGTGTCCACGGACGCACCGGCCAGTGTGATGATGACGGCGTCGTCGATGATGAGCATGTTCACCTTCACCGAGCTGATCTGGGCCGAATTCTGGTGCGACTTCCCAGAATTGAAGTTCTCGCTCACCGAGGGTGACATCGGGTGGATGCCATACTTTCTGTGGCGGGCCGAGCACGTCTACAAGCGCCACTCCGGTTGGACACTGGCCAAGTTCCCGCCCGGCTACGCCGGCCCGATCGATGTGTTCAAGCGGCACTTCTACACTTGCTTCATCAGCGACAAGGTCGGCGTGCGCAACATGGACTGGTACAACGAGGACATGGTGTGCTGGGAGTCCGACTTCCCGCATTCGGACAGCAACTGGCCGTTCGCGCCCGAGGACGTCATCGAGACTATGGGACATCTGGACGACGCCGTGATCAACAAGATCACCCACGAAAACGCTATGGCCGCATACTCGTTCGACCCCTTCCGGCACATACCCACCGACCACGCCCGGGCCGGTTACCTGCGCAGTCAAGCGACCGACGTGGACGTGGTGACGCACGTTGGCCGCGAGGCAAGTCAACGTGACCGCGACGCCTGGACCCGCATGACCACGTTCGCGCTGCAGGCACAGAGTGTCGCGGCCCCTGTGACGGTGGAAGCCGGCGGCATCGCCGGGCGCGTCACCACGCTTGGTAACTAA
- a CDS encoding CaiB/BaiF CoA-transferase family protein, translating into MAVEAPFAGWRVLELSNGIAAAYAAKMFTDAGADVVKVESAQGDRLRGWSAGGGPPGALFGYLAAGKRSVLDRDESEVAALLAGADVVFSDLTDGWALDGLAARTSQSAVVVAVTPFGTTGPYVDEQLVANEFILQALCGSTAGRGWPDDAPVQAGARLGEWLAGTFAAAVGAATARHAARGGCGEVVDVSTYEAMAIAMGGLPAMSASVLGADSLLGSRSLELPSIVPTADGMVGFCTITAQQFQDFLVLIERDDLIDDPELATFDGRIARRDEFLDMVTQWTSTRTTQQIVDLAVAFRIPVAPIATPATLPRIDHFVQRGVFVESELGVMQPRVPYRGEAIATRVPGSPPDLGADTGRVKWPPRPDRLESVNSQSLPLSGIRVTDLTAFWAGPVATQFLGSLGADVIKVEGVRRPDGMRFSAGRPPSWDQWWEWGPVFLCSNNNKRGISVELGTDGGRSVALDLISASDLVMENFSPRVMGNFGLEWEAVRAANPSAVMVRMPAFGLDGPWRDRVGFAQTMEQATGMAWMTGHADGPPLIPRGVCDPIAGLHAAFAAVAGLVIRDRDHVGVHVESTMVESALNVAAEMLAEYSRNGIELRRQGNRGPGASPQGVYRCQGDDEWVALAALDDDARTALSRLVGRPDADPGESWWRDRADELDKLIEDWAAGHTVAQAVRQLRSAGVAAAPLVAAAGLLTDPQLLARGFWERVEHPVAGSFLCTGMPFEFVGKPRRWLRRVSPLYGQHTHEVLVGVLGYEQGDLTRLLERGITAARPAGL; encoded by the coding sequence GTGGCAGTCGAGGCGCCGTTTGCCGGCTGGCGGGTGCTGGAATTGTCCAATGGCATCGCCGCGGCCTACGCCGCCAAGATGTTCACCGACGCGGGCGCCGACGTGGTGAAAGTCGAATCCGCACAAGGTGATCGGCTGCGAGGATGGTCCGCCGGCGGAGGGCCGCCGGGCGCGTTGTTCGGTTATCTGGCTGCGGGCAAGCGCTCGGTGCTCGATCGCGACGAGTCGGAGGTCGCGGCGCTGCTGGCCGGGGCTGACGTGGTGTTCAGCGACCTGACCGACGGTTGGGCGCTGGACGGGCTGGCCGCGCGGACCAGCCAATCGGCGGTGGTCGTCGCTGTGACGCCGTTCGGGACAACCGGGCCCTATGTTGACGAACAACTGGTCGCCAACGAGTTCATCCTGCAGGCACTGTGCGGGTCGACGGCCGGGCGTGGGTGGCCGGATGACGCGCCGGTGCAGGCGGGCGCGCGATTGGGTGAGTGGCTGGCGGGTACCTTCGCCGCCGCCGTCGGCGCGGCAACTGCGCGCCACGCCGCCCGTGGTGGGTGCGGAGAAGTGGTCGACGTCTCGACCTACGAGGCCATGGCGATCGCGATGGGCGGACTTCCGGCCATGTCGGCCAGCGTGTTGGGTGCGGATTCGCTGTTGGGGTCCCGAAGTTTGGAACTGCCCTCGATTGTTCCTACCGCCGACGGCATGGTCGGTTTCTGCACCATCACCGCGCAGCAATTCCAGGACTTTCTGGTGCTCATCGAGCGGGACGACCTGATCGACGATCCCGAACTGGCGACGTTCGACGGACGAATCGCGCGCCGCGACGAGTTTCTCGACATGGTCACCCAGTGGACCAGCACCCGTACCACCCAACAGATCGTCGATCTGGCCGTGGCGTTTCGAATTCCAGTGGCCCCCATCGCAACCCCGGCCACCTTGCCCAGAATCGATCACTTCGTGCAGCGGGGCGTGTTCGTCGAGTCCGAGCTGGGCGTGATGCAGCCCCGGGTCCCCTACCGCGGCGAGGCCATCGCGACCAGAGTGCCTGGTAGCCCCCCCGACCTCGGCGCCGACACCGGTCGAGTGAAGTGGCCACCACGCCCCGATCGGCTCGAATCCGTTAACTCCCAATCTCTCCCGCTTTCGGGTATCCGGGTGACGGACCTGACGGCGTTCTGGGCCGGGCCGGTCGCCACCCAGTTCCTCGGCAGCCTGGGCGCCGACGTCATCAAGGTAGAGGGCGTGCGGCGACCCGATGGCATGAGGTTCTCGGCTGGTCGCCCGCCCAGCTGGGACCAATGGTGGGAATGGGGCCCGGTATTCCTGTGCAGCAATAACAACAAGCGGGGCATCAGTGTCGAACTGGGCACCGATGGCGGACGGTCCGTGGCCTTGGACCTGATATCGGCAAGTGATCTAGTGATGGAGAACTTCTCACCGCGAGTGATGGGCAACTTCGGACTGGAATGGGAAGCGGTGCGTGCCGCCAACCCGAGCGCTGTGATGGTGCGGATGCCGGCATTCGGCCTGGACGGGCCGTGGCGCGACCGGGTCGGTTTCGCGCAGACAATGGAACAGGCGACCGGCATGGCGTGGATGACCGGTCACGCGGACGGCCCGCCGCTGATTCCGCGCGGAGTGTGCGACCCCATCGCGGGGTTGCATGCTGCGTTCGCCGCCGTGGCCGGACTCGTGATCAGGGACCGCGACCACGTCGGCGTACATGTCGAGTCCACGATGGTGGAGTCCGCCCTGAACGTAGCCGCCGAAATGCTGGCGGAATACTCGCGCAACGGAATTGAGCTGCGCCGCCAGGGAAATCGCGGGCCCGGGGCAAGCCCACAGGGTGTGTACCGATGCCAGGGTGATGACGAGTGGGTCGCTCTGGCGGCCCTCGACGACGACGCCCGCACCGCGCTAAGCCGACTGGTTGGCAGACCAGACGCAGATCCCGGCGAATCCTGGTGGCGAGACCGTGCTGATGAACTCGACAAGTTGATTGAGGACTGGGCGGCGGGTCACACCGTTGCTCAGGCGGTGCGGCAACTGCGGTCTGCCGGGGTAGCCGCGGCGCCGCTGGTCGCGGCGGCCGGACTGCTCACCGACCCGCAGCTGCTGGCTCGCGGCTTCTGGGAACGGGTCGAGCATCCGGTCGCGGGGTCGTTTCTGTGCACTGGAATGCCTTTCGAGTTCGTCGGCAAGCCCAGGCGCTGGCTGCGCCGGGTGTCTCCGCTCTACGGCCAACATACGCACGAGGTGCTGGTCGGCGTATTAGGTTATGAGCAAGGTGATTTGACGCGACTGTTGGAACGCGGAATCACCGCCGCCCGGCCGGCGGGGTTGTGA